The window GTCATTCTGTGAGTGGAAAGGCGTCGCGACCTACCATACGGTCGTCGTCGGAAGCCGCCGAGCAGAGCGTGCAGCGTGGAGCTATGCGTCGCCGGCTGCTCCCTTCGAGGCGCTTGCAGATCATCTGGCCTTCTACGTGGCCGCCATGGACGCATGCACCGTCGGCGGCGAGCGCGCACGCCCGCAGCCGGGCGGGTTCTACGGGGGATGGGTCACATCTGACCTGGCAGGGCCGTTCAAGGGAGAGCCCGGAACCTGGCACTGGTAGGGGTTGGGGCGGGATCCGCCTTCGTGTCACGACCGACCAGGAGCGGTCGTGTGCCTCGGTTCACGTCAGTCCGATGTGGGCGTCACGATCTGATGGGTGGTCAGGACGGGAAGGATGCGCGTCTCGAATGTGCTCATGCGCGTCTCTATCCGGGCGAGGGTCTGGGCGACGTCGGTGACGGGTTGCCCCTGCTCGAGCAGGTG of the Pseudomonadota bacterium genome contains:
- a CDS encoding DUF427 domain-containing protein yields the protein MAPPRRDPVGPGQESVWDYPRPPRLEPDRRLVEVVFNGHVVARTTRALRLLETSHPPTWYIPPDDIDMSVIEVASGSSFCEWKGVATYHTVVVGSRRAERAAWSYASPAAPFEALADHLAFYVAAMDACTVGGERARPQPGGFYGGWVTSDLAGPFKGEPGTWHW